The proteins below are encoded in one region of Streptomyces ficellus:
- a CDS encoding APC family permease → MSGTGAGPGAGGAGAGPGGGAGATEPLGGSEAVQGDDSIAELGYRPELKRTLGNFHTFAAGISYISILTGTFQLFYFGVTFGGPAYWWSWPMVFAGQLMVALCFCELAARYPVAGSVYNWAKKMGGPHVGWLGGWMMTTATMVTLSAVALAYQITLPQIDPWFQFVGDGSGSGDAAKNAVLLGTVLIVFSTLVNAFGVQLMARINSAGVFIELIAAIGLIIFLAVHITRGPGTVLTETYDLGSGQNLGYLGAFLTASLASAYVMYGFDTASSLGEESHDPSRNAPRAILRALIASFLIGGLILLFALMAVPDLAAEELSTGGLQYVVLETLGSTIGEIFLWCVVVAITVCVLAVHAAGIRLMFAMARDNNLPAGSVLAKVSPRFKTPVIPAVVIGLIGVIILVININQPQIFSVITSIAIIMIYVAYLMVTVPMLLQRLRGTWHPKEGRFSLGRFGLPVNILAVLWGVAMSINLAWPRPEVYNATGPQHWYLRWGAFLFIGIVALGGFAYYWFVQRHRTGVLEEHRADAP, encoded by the coding sequence ATGAGCGGTACGGGAGCGGGACCGGGCGCGGGAGGCGCGGGAGCGGGACCCGGCGGCGGAGCCGGAGCGACGGAGCCTCTGGGCGGCAGCGAGGCGGTGCAGGGTGACGACTCGATCGCCGAGCTGGGCTACCGCCCCGAACTGAAGCGTACGCTCGGCAACTTCCACACCTTCGCCGCCGGCATCAGCTACATCTCGATCCTCACCGGCACCTTCCAGTTGTTCTACTTCGGTGTGACCTTCGGCGGACCCGCCTACTGGTGGTCCTGGCCCATGGTCTTCGCCGGTCAGCTGATGGTGGCGCTGTGCTTCTGCGAGCTGGCCGCCCGGTACCCGGTCGCCGGTTCGGTCTACAACTGGGCGAAGAAGATGGGCGGCCCGCACGTGGGCTGGCTCGGCGGCTGGATGATGACGACGGCCACCATGGTGACGCTGTCGGCCGTCGCGCTCGCCTACCAGATCACGCTGCCGCAGATCGACCCCTGGTTCCAGTTCGTCGGGGACGGCAGCGGGTCGGGCGACGCGGCGAAGAACGCCGTGCTGCTCGGAACCGTGCTCATCGTCTTCTCCACGCTGGTCAACGCGTTCGGCGTGCAGCTGATGGCCCGGATCAACTCGGCCGGCGTGTTCATCGAGCTGATCGCGGCGATCGGCCTGATCATCTTCCTCGCGGTGCACATCACCCGCGGGCCGGGCACCGTGCTCACCGAAACCTACGATCTCGGCAGCGGCCAGAACCTCGGCTACCTCGGCGCGTTCCTCACCGCCTCCCTCGCCTCGGCGTACGTCATGTACGGCTTCGACACGGCCTCCTCCCTGGGCGAGGAGTCCCACGACCCCAGCCGCAACGCCCCCCGGGCGATCCTGCGGGCGCTGATCGCGTCCTTCCTGATCGGCGGACTGATCCTGCTGTTCGCCCTGATGGCCGTGCCCGACCTGGCGGCCGAGGAACTGTCCACCGGCGGCCTGCAGTACGTGGTGCTGGAGACGCTCGGCTCCACGATCGGCGAGATCTTCCTGTGGTGCGTCGTCGTCGCCATCACGGTGTGCGTGCTCGCCGTGCACGCCGCCGGCATCCGGCTCATGTTCGCGATGGCCCGGGACAACAACCTGCCGGCCGGCTCCGTCCTGGCCAAGGTCAGCCCCCGCTTCAAGACGCCGGTGATCCCCGCCGTCGTGATCGGCCTCATCGGTGTGATCATCCTGGTCATCAACATCAACCAGCCGCAGATCTTCTCGGTGATCACCAGCATCGCGATCATCATGATCTACGTGGCCTACCTGATGGTCACGGTGCCGATGCTGCTCCAGCGGCTGCGGGGCACCTGGCACCCGAAGGAGGGCCGCTTCTCGCTCGGCCGGTTCGGACTGCCCGTCAACATCCTGGCCGTGCTGTGGGGCGTGGCCATGTCGATCAACCTGGCGTGGCCGCGGCCCGAGGTCTACAACGCGACGGGTCCGCAGCACTGGTACCTGCGCTGGGGGGCGTTCCTGTTCATCGGCATCGTCGCCCTCGGCGGTTTCGCCTACTACTGGTTCGTGCAGCGGCACCGTACGGGCGTACTGGAGGAGCACCGGGCCGACGCCCCCTGA
- a CDS encoding M20 metallopeptidase family protein, whose amino-acid sequence MTASPAPRTGTHTLLDEARRLLPGVVDVRRSLHRTPELGLHLPQTRRTVLDALAGLPLHIAVGDRLSSVVATLDGARPGPTVLLRADMDALPLQEDTGLADASQVPGAMHACGHDLHTAMLVGAARLLSARRERLAGRVVLMFQPAEESGGGAARMIEDGVLDTVDGRGVDAAFALHVMTRFETGTVHVRPGPTFAASDMIHITVRGRGGHASAPHLALDPIPVACEIVQALQAAVTRTVDVFDPAVVTITRIQAGTTTNIIPESAELYGTCRTLTPASRQRMRTVVERVARNVAAAHGAEADVDLGAGYPPVVNDPDFTATVVEAATGLLGPGPVRHLTDPVMGAEDFSYVLERVPGAMALLGARPAGVPAEGAPDCHSNRVVFDEDAMVTGIALHAAVALHHLAG is encoded by the coding sequence ATGACCGCCTCGCCAGCGCCGCGGACCGGCACGCACACTCTGCTCGACGAGGCGCGGCGGCTCCTGCCCGGCGTCGTCGACGTGCGCCGGAGTCTGCACCGCACACCGGAACTGGGCCTGCACCTCCCGCAGACGCGACGGACCGTCCTCGACGCCCTGGCCGGGCTGCCCCTGCACATCGCCGTGGGGGACCGGCTCAGCTCGGTGGTCGCCACCCTGGACGGCGCCCGGCCCGGCCCGACCGTGCTGCTGCGCGCCGACATGGACGCCCTGCCCCTCCAGGAGGACACCGGGCTCGCCGACGCCTCCCAGGTGCCGGGAGCCATGCACGCCTGCGGGCACGACCTGCACACCGCGATGCTCGTCGGCGCCGCCCGTCTGCTGTCCGCCCGCCGGGAGCGGCTCGCCGGCCGGGTCGTCCTCATGTTCCAGCCCGCCGAGGAGAGCGGCGGCGGCGCCGCGCGGATGATCGAGGACGGCGTCCTGGACACCGTGGACGGACGCGGCGTGGACGCGGCGTTCGCGCTGCACGTGATGACCCGTTTCGAGACCGGCACCGTGCACGTGCGACCCGGCCCGACGTTCGCCGCCTCCGACATGATCCACATCACCGTGCGCGGCCGTGGCGGTCACGCCTCCGCGCCACACCTCGCCCTCGACCCGATCCCCGTCGCCTGCGAGATCGTCCAGGCCCTCCAGGCAGCCGTGACCCGCACGGTCGACGTCTTCGACCCGGCGGTGGTCACCATCACCCGTATCCAGGCGGGTACGACCACCAACATCATCCCGGAGTCCGCGGAACTGTACGGCACCTGCCGGACGTTGACGCCCGCGTCCCGGCAGCGGATGCGTACCGTCGTGGAACGGGTGGCCCGCAACGTGGCCGCCGCCCACGGCGCGGAGGCCGACGTCGACCTGGGCGCCGGCTACCCGCCCGTGGTCAACGACCCGGACTTCACCGCCACCGTCGTCGAGGCGGCGACCGGCCTCCTGGGCCCCGGCCCGGTACGGCACCTGACCGACCCGGTCATGGGCGCCGAGGACTTCTCGTACGTCCTCGAACGCGTCCCCGGAGCGATGGCCCTGCTCGGCGCCCGCCCCGCAGGCGTCCCCGCCGAGGGCGCCCCGGACTGCCACTCCAACCGTGTCGTCTTCGACGAGGACGCCATGGTGACCGGTATCGCCCTGCACGCCGCGGTGGCCCTGCACCACCTGGCGGGCTGA
- a CDS encoding WapI family immunity protein: MRLGDPAAAGRLELRPLRYQFPTATGDPHDDNWLVVRASVTTPDGARSLTDPCLLTDEAQQLAAWLRAVAAGRVPAAGRAAAPRQPGGEDGLSADLTFIEPVLAFRLAGRSEDTAVLHVHLSAAGEPPWQECDEGADPRQPAVEVRLDTAALLHAADQWERALAPFPRR, translated from the coding sequence ATGCGACTGGGCGATCCGGCAGCCGCCGGCCGGCTCGAACTGCGCCCTCTGCGCTACCAGTTCCCCACGGCGACGGGCGACCCCCACGACGACAACTGGCTCGTCGTCCGGGCCTCCGTGACGACTCCCGACGGCGCCCGGTCCCTCACCGATCCCTGCCTGCTGACCGACGAGGCCCAGCAACTGGCCGCCTGGCTGCGCGCCGTCGCGGCCGGTCGTGTCCCGGCGGCCGGTCGCGCGGCAGCGCCTCGGCAACCCGGTGGCGAGGACGGGCTCTCCGCGGACCTGACCTTCATCGAACCGGTCCTGGCCTTCCGTCTCGCCGGCCGGAGCGAGGACACGGCCGTGCTCCACGTGCACCTCTCCGCGGCCGGCGAGCCCCCGTGGCAGGAGTGCGACGAGGGCGCGGACCCGCGGCAGCCGGCCGTGGAGGTGCGGCTGGACACGGCCGCGCTCCTGCACGCGGCAGACCAGTGGGAGCGTGCGCTGGCGCCGTTCCCGAGGCGCTGA
- a CDS encoding VOC family protein produces the protein MSDTGMGTNPGTSRESRQSGLSRARSATRLPAQDLDRARRFYAEKLGLEPVDERPGGLLYRCGGTEFAVFRSTGVSPGTFTQMGWEVDDLESVMSELAQRGVVFEEVDAPGFRTSGGISEIEGNYPSKGARGERGVWFRDSEGNLLGIGELVV, from the coding sequence ATGTCCGACACCGGCATGGGCACCAACCCGGGTACGAGCAGGGAGAGCAGACAGAGTGGGCTGAGCCGGGCGCGCAGCGCGACCCGCCTCCCGGCCCAGGACCTCGACCGCGCGCGGCGCTTCTACGCGGAGAAGCTCGGCCTGGAGCCCGTCGACGAGCGGCCCGGCGGGCTGCTGTACCGGTGCGGCGGCACCGAGTTCGCCGTGTTCCGGTCGACGGGAGTCTCTCCGGGCACCTTCACCCAGATGGGCTGGGAGGTCGACGACCTGGAGAGCGTCATGTCGGAGCTGGCACAACGCGGTGTGGTGTTCGAGGAGGTCGACGCGCCGGGGTTCCGCACGAGCGGCGGGATCTCCGAGATCGAGGGGAACTACCCGAGCAAGGGCGCACGGGGCGAGCGGGGCGTGTGGTTCCGTGACAGCGAGGGCAACCTGCTGGGCATCGGCGAACTCGTCGTCTGA
- a CDS encoding GMC family oxidoreductase gives MTAEMPSPPEFDYVVVGGGTAGAVVAARLTEDPGVSVCVIEAGPSDVGDDNILRLDRWMALLESGYDWDYLVEPQENGNSFMRHARAKVLGGCSSHNSCIAFWAPAEDLDEWAALGCTGWSAADCFPLYHRLENNDAPGDHHGRSGPVRLRTVPPADPCGRALLEACAAAGIPTTPFNTGTTVVRGAHWFQINAREDGTRSSASVSYLHPVMGRRPNLEVRTGLQARRLLFAEDGRCSGVEFLLPDTVHTGTVAARREVIVACGAIDSPKLLMLSGIGPGEHLREVGVDVRVDSPGVGSHLQDHPEGVIMWEAKQPMVTTSTQWWEIGIFVDTEPGLDRPDLMYHYGSVPFDLNTYRRGYPTSDNAFCLTPNVTRARSTGTVRLRTRDFRDKPKVDPRYFTHDHDIRVMTHGLRLAREIVSQTPMAEWAGTELAPGTGAETDEELFAYIRETHNTVYHPAGTVRMGADDDRESPLDARLRVKGVRGLRVADASVMPFLPAVNPCITTMMIGEKCADMIKEG, from the coding sequence ATGACCGCGGAGATGCCGTCGCCGCCCGAGTTCGACTACGTCGTCGTCGGCGGCGGAACGGCCGGGGCCGTCGTCGCGGCGCGGCTGACCGAGGACCCCGGCGTCAGCGTCTGCGTGATCGAGGCGGGACCCTCGGACGTCGGCGACGACAACATCCTCCGGCTCGACCGCTGGATGGCGCTGCTGGAGTCGGGCTACGACTGGGACTACCTCGTCGAGCCCCAGGAGAACGGCAACAGCTTCATGCGCCACGCCCGGGCGAAGGTCCTGGGCGGCTGCTCCTCCCACAACTCCTGCATCGCCTTCTGGGCGCCGGCCGAAGACCTCGACGAGTGGGCCGCGCTGGGCTGCACCGGCTGGAGCGCGGCCGACTGCTTCCCGCTCTACCACCGGCTGGAGAACAACGACGCCCCCGGCGACCACCACGGCCGCTCCGGCCCGGTGCGGCTGCGTACGGTGCCGCCCGCCGACCCGTGCGGCCGGGCCCTGCTGGAGGCGTGCGCGGCGGCCGGGATCCCGACCACGCCGTTCAACACCGGCACCACCGTCGTACGGGGTGCCCACTGGTTCCAGATCAACGCCCGCGAGGACGGCACCCGTTCGTCGGCCTCCGTCTCGTACCTGCACCCGGTGATGGGCCGGCGGCCCAACCTGGAGGTGAGGACCGGGCTCCAGGCCAGGCGTCTGCTGTTCGCCGAGGACGGCCGCTGTTCGGGCGTGGAGTTCCTGCTGCCCGACACCGTGCACACCGGCACGGTCGCCGCCCGGCGCGAGGTGATCGTCGCCTGCGGAGCCATCGACTCGCCGAAGCTGCTGATGCTGTCGGGCATCGGCCCCGGGGAGCACCTGCGGGAGGTGGGCGTCGACGTCAGGGTCGACTCCCCCGGTGTCGGGTCCCACCTCCAGGACCACCCGGAGGGCGTGATCATGTGGGAGGCGAAGCAGCCCATGGTCACCACCTCGACGCAGTGGTGGGAGATCGGCATCTTCGTCGACACCGAACCGGGACTCGACCGGCCCGACCTGATGTACCACTACGGCTCGGTGCCCTTCGACCTGAACACCTACCGGCGCGGCTACCCCACGTCGGACAACGCCTTCTGCCTCACCCCCAACGTCACCCGGGCCCGCTCCACCGGCACCGTCCGGCTGCGTACCCGCGACTTCCGGGACAAGCCGAAGGTCGACCCGCGGTACTTCACGCACGACCACGACATCCGGGTGATGACCCACGGGCTGCGCCTGGCCCGCGAGATCGTGTCCCAGACCCCGATGGCCGAGTGGGCCGGTACGGAGCTGGCCCCCGGCACCGGCGCCGAGACGGACGAGGAGCTGTTCGCGTACATCCGCGAGACGCACAACACCGTCTACCACCCGGCGGGCACCGTCCGCATGGGAGCCGACGACGACCGTGAGTCGCCGCTCGACGCCCGGCTGCGCGTCAAGGGCGTCCGGGGCCTGCGGGTGGCCGACGCGTCGGTGATGCCGTTCCTGCCGGCCGTGAACCCGTGCATCACCACCATGATGATCGGCGAGAAGTGCGCCGACATGATCAAGGAGGGGTGA
- a CDS encoding TerC family protein, with the protein MLDVPFWLWGAFAATVVVSLVVDLLAHRTAHVIGFREAAAWSGLWVGLAVIFGGVVFVVLGPTAGTEYTTAWLLEKSLSVDNLFVFAVIFAYFRVPRAYQHRVLFFGVIGALVFRGVFLSLGVAVVSRFTAVLFGFAAVLFYSTYKLLKDEEESFDPGKSFAVRMLRKVIPVRDDYAGARFFVVEAGKRVATPLLAVVAAIEAADLIFAVDSVPAVLAVSDDAFIVYTSNAFAILGLRALYFMLAGLLDRFHYLSKGLAIILSFIGVKLILQASHKLVSPAVPEIPSPVSLAVIVVVLAGSVVLSLRRPAPAEQRSDTGDGPDPPGYDPPGPAP; encoded by the coding sequence GTGCTTGATGTCCCGTTCTGGCTGTGGGGGGCGTTCGCCGCGACGGTGGTCGTGTCGCTGGTGGTGGACCTGCTGGCCCACCGCACGGCGCACGTCATCGGCTTCCGGGAGGCCGCCGCCTGGAGCGGGCTGTGGGTGGGGCTCGCCGTCATCTTCGGCGGTGTCGTCTTCGTCGTCCTGGGCCCGACGGCCGGTACGGAGTACACGACGGCCTGGCTGCTGGAGAAGAGCCTGTCCGTCGACAATCTCTTCGTCTTCGCGGTGATCTTCGCCTACTTCCGGGTGCCCCGCGCCTACCAGCACCGGGTGCTGTTCTTCGGCGTCATCGGCGCCCTCGTCTTCCGGGGCGTCTTCCTCTCCCTGGGCGTGGCCGTGGTCAGCCGCTTCACCGCGGTCCTGTTCGGGTTCGCGGCGGTGCTGTTCTACAGCACCTACAAACTCCTGAAGGACGAGGAGGAGAGCTTCGACCCGGGCAAGAGCTTCGCCGTACGGATGCTCCGCAAGGTCATCCCCGTCCGCGACGACTACGCGGGGGCGAGGTTCTTCGTCGTCGAGGCCGGCAAGCGGGTGGCAACGCCGCTGCTCGCCGTCGTCGCCGCGATCGAGGCCGCCGACCTGATCTTCGCGGTCGACAGCGTCCCCGCCGTCCTCGCCGTGAGCGACGACGCCTTCATCGTCTACACCAGCAACGCCTTCGCCATCCTCGGCCTGCGTGCCCTGTACTTCATGCTCGCGGGCCTCCTGGACCGCTTCCACTACCTCAGCAAGGGCCTGGCGATCATCCTGTCCTTCATCGGGGTGAAGCTCATCCTCCAGGCGTCCCACAAGCTGGTCAGCCCCGCCGTCCCCGAGATCCCCTCGCCGGTGAGTCTGGCCGTCATCGTCGTCGTCCTCGCGGGATCGGTGGTGCTCAGCCTCCGGAGGCCCGCCCCCGCGGAGCAGCGGTCGGACACCGGCGACGGTCCCGATCCGCCCGGCTACGATCCGCCCGGTCCCGCTCCCTAG
- a CDS encoding siderophore-interacting protein, whose amino-acid sequence MAVGKGWEGVVLKLLRGKDFTFTVTGAEQVTPHYRRIEFTDGGLLAAAGDSAHPTMWVRLWFSDNGKPHQRAYTLVDPDPAAGTFALEFALHEGVASDWARNATVGDTLEATVQGTGFAAPEPAPERLLMIGDPASLPAINSLLDAYRQTPATIWFETHHEADADLPVRLDPDRHDLRLVPRSGDGAALVERIRAELPALVADPESAYVWLACDTATTRTLTGYLRKDLRLPKQRVNGLGYWRPTAA is encoded by the coding sequence ATGGCCGTCGGCAAGGGCTGGGAGGGCGTGGTCCTCAAGCTGCTGCGGGGCAAGGATTTCACGTTCACGGTCACGGGGGCGGAGCAGGTCACACCGCACTACCGCCGGATCGAGTTCACCGACGGGGGACTGCTCGCGGCGGCCGGGGACTCGGCGCACCCCACCATGTGGGTCCGCCTGTGGTTCTCCGACAACGGCAAGCCCCACCAGCGCGCCTACACCCTGGTCGACCCCGACCCGGCGGCGGGCACCTTCGCCCTGGAGTTCGCCCTGCACGAGGGTGTGGCCAGCGACTGGGCACGCAACGCCACCGTGGGCGACACTCTCGAAGCCACCGTGCAGGGGACCGGTTTCGCCGCCCCCGAGCCCGCCCCCGAGCGCCTGCTGATGATCGGCGACCCCGCCTCGCTGCCGGCCATCAACTCCCTCCTCGACGCCTACCGGCAGACACCGGCCACCATCTGGTTCGAAACCCACCACGAGGCGGACGCGGACCTGCCCGTACGGCTCGACCCCGACCGGCACGACCTGCGGCTCGTCCCCCGCTCCGGCGACGGCGCCGCCCTGGTCGAACGCATCCGCGCCGAGCTGCCCGCGCTGGTCGCCGACCCCGAGTCGGCCTACGTGTGGCTGGCCTGCGACACGGCGACCACCCGCACCCTCACCGGATACCTGCGCAAGGACCTCCGCCTGCCCAAGCAGCGGGTGAACGGCCTCGGCTACTGGCGGCCCACCGCGGCCTGA
- a CDS encoding aldehyde dehydrogenase family protein — translation MPELFIGGAWIAASEGGTREIRCPADGSLVATVDEAGPKDAAAAIAAAREAFDHGPWPRTPAAERGALLLRTADLLERDQEDFARAESLDTGKRIVESRYDMADIANCFRYFGNLVAAGGGDRVVDTGDPGVDSRVVHEPVGVCALITPWNYPLLQTAWKVAPALGAGNTFVLKPSELTPHTAIMLMRLLTEAGLPPGAANLVLGAGATAGAPLTEDPRVDLVSFTGGLVTGRRIMAAAAPTVKKVALELGGKNPNIVFSDADFEAAVDHALMAVFLHSGQVCSAGARLLVQDDLHDAFVDAIVEQARRIPLGGPFDDDARTGPLISAAHRDKIEAYVAAGVAEGAVVRCGGGRPEQPELQQGFYYLPTVLDDCNAGMSVIRDESFGPVLTVERFHDEDEAVALANSTVYGLAGAVWTGDTDRGHRVASRVRAGTMWINDFHPYVPQAEWGGMKQSGFGRELGPAGLAEYQEAKHVWRRLSPVPQRWFA, via the coding sequence ATGCCGGAACTCTTCATCGGCGGAGCATGGATCGCCGCGTCCGAGGGCGGGACACGGGAGATCCGCTGCCCCGCCGACGGGTCGCTGGTCGCGACGGTCGACGAGGCGGGGCCCAAGGACGCCGCCGCGGCGATCGCCGCGGCGCGCGAGGCGTTCGACCACGGGCCCTGGCCCCGTACTCCGGCCGCCGAGCGTGGCGCCCTGCTCCTGCGCACGGCTGACCTGCTGGAGCGCGACCAGGAGGACTTCGCCCGCGCCGAGTCGCTCGACACGGGCAAGCGGATCGTCGAGAGCCGCTACGACATGGCCGACATCGCCAACTGCTTCCGCTACTTCGGCAACCTGGTCGCCGCGGGCGGTGGCGACCGCGTCGTGGACACCGGGGACCCGGGCGTCGACAGCAGGGTGGTGCACGAGCCGGTCGGCGTGTGTGCGCTGATCACACCGTGGAACTACCCACTGTTGCAGACCGCGTGGAAGGTGGCGCCCGCGCTCGGCGCCGGGAACACCTTCGTGCTCAAGCCCAGCGAGCTGACCCCGCACACGGCGATCATGCTGATGCGGCTGCTCACCGAGGCCGGTCTGCCTCCGGGCGCCGCCAATCTGGTACTCGGTGCGGGCGCCACCGCGGGTGCGCCGCTGACCGAGGACCCGCGGGTCGATCTCGTCTCCTTCACCGGTGGCCTGGTGACCGGCCGGCGCATCATGGCGGCGGCCGCCCCGACCGTGAAGAAGGTGGCCCTGGAGCTGGGCGGCAAGAACCCCAACATCGTCTTCTCCGACGCCGATTTCGAGGCGGCGGTCGACCACGCCCTGATGGCGGTCTTCCTGCACTCCGGGCAGGTCTGCTCGGCCGGTGCGAGGCTGCTGGTCCAGGACGACCTGCACGACGCGTTCGTCGACGCGATCGTCGAGCAGGCCCGGCGCATCCCGCTCGGCGGCCCCTTCGACGACGACGCGCGCACCGGTCCGCTGATCTCCGCCGCCCACCGCGACAAGATCGAGGCGTACGTGGCCGCCGGGGTGGCCGAGGGCGCGGTGGTGCGCTGCGGTGGCGGGCGGCCGGAGCAGCCGGAACTCCAGCAGGGCTTCTACTACCTGCCGACCGTCCTGGACGACTGCAACGCCGGGATGTCCGTGATCCGTGACGAGTCGTTCGGTCCGGTCCTGACGGTGGAGCGGTTCCACGACGAGGACGAGGCGGTGGCGCTCGCCAACAGCACCGTGTACGGGCTGGCGGGTGCGGTGTGGACCGGCGACACGGACCGCGGCCACCGGGTCGCCTCGCGGGTCCGCGCCGGAACCATGTGGATCAACGACTTCCATCCGTACGTACCACAGGCAGAGTGGGGTGGCATGAAGCAGTCCGGCTTCGGACGCGAGCTGGGACCCGCCGGGCTGGCGGAGTACCAGGAGGCCAAACACGTCTGGCGCAGGCTGTCGCCGGTGCCGCAGAGGTGGTTCGCATGA
- a CDS encoding serine/threonine-protein kinase, translating to MESDGGRRGRSEEPTSYGLRPPLPAAREPQHGAPAGAGAGGEEGARAPAAGAGGEEGNRAPEAGAGRLVGGRYRLLERLGAGGMGTVWRARDEVVDRDVALKEPRVPDHFTAAERHTAYQRMQREARAAARIDHPSVVAIHDVVTEGDSPWIVMELLRGKSLAELLDEGTLSPQEAARIGLAVLGALTAAHEAGVLHRDVKPGNVMVCRHDRVVLTDFGIAHMEGEQKLTETGAFVGSPEYIAPERVLGRRPGPESDLWSLGVTLYQAVEGVSPFRRQTTPSTLQAVLLAELPPPQHSAELTAVLTGLLRKEPENRISAPAALPVLRAAAHPPTRTPGPDAAPGGHPDGTAARPPRDPLKRRLLRPLPLAGGVVLLAALLVALVLPFRGGDDLPEGWKRYEEYRMRVTLAAPADWSITTADDVDSSDGAYLATRYTSPKGDASLLVDKKERTTETALATAQRWKQEYETDSPPEGGSAAVATVAPTTEQGRDAAVLTVTYSKDEDGAPRRLSKTLVVVNSRQERLTLNVDVPAGKSARATADGLLDRARAEYRIGDL from the coding sequence ATGGAAAGCGACGGGGGACGGCGTGGCCGGAGTGAAGAGCCGACGAGTTACGGGTTGCGGCCTCCGCTTCCGGCGGCACGAGAGCCGCAGCACGGGGCGCCGGCCGGTGCCGGCGCGGGCGGCGAGGAGGGCGCCCGCGCACCGGCGGCCGGCGCGGGCGGCGAGGAAGGCAACCGCGCACCGGAGGCCGGCGCGGGACGTCTCGTCGGTGGCCGCTACCGGCTGCTGGAACGGCTGGGCGCCGGTGGGATGGGCACCGTGTGGCGGGCCCGGGACGAGGTGGTCGACCGCGACGTGGCGCTGAAGGAGCCCAGGGTTCCCGACCACTTCACCGCCGCGGAACGCCACACCGCGTACCAGCGCATGCAGCGGGAGGCCCGCGCGGCCGCGCGCATCGACCACCCCTCGGTGGTCGCCATCCACGACGTGGTCACCGAGGGCGACAGCCCGTGGATCGTGATGGAACTGCTGCGCGGGAAGTCGCTGGCCGAACTCCTCGACGAGGGCACCTTGTCCCCGCAGGAGGCCGCCAGGATCGGTCTGGCCGTCCTCGGCGCCCTCACCGCGGCGCACGAGGCGGGGGTGCTGCACCGCGACGTGAAGCCGGGCAACGTGATGGTGTGCCGGCACGACCGCGTCGTCCTCACCGACTTCGGCATCGCCCACATGGAGGGCGAACAGAAGCTCACCGAGACCGGGGCCTTCGTGGGCTCGCCCGAGTACATCGCCCCCGAGCGGGTCCTCGGGCGCCGCCCCGGCCCGGAGTCCGACCTGTGGTCCCTCGGCGTCACGCTCTATCAGGCGGTGGAGGGCGTGTCGCCGTTCCGCCGGCAGACCACGCCCTCCACCCTCCAGGCCGTCCTGCTCGCCGAGTTGCCGCCGCCCCAGCACTCGGCGGAACTGACCGCCGTCCTCACCGGCCTGCTGCGCAAGGAGCCCGAGAACCGGATCAGCGCCCCGGCGGCGCTGCCCGTCCTGCGGGCCGCCGCGCACCCCCCGACCCGGACCCCCGGCCCCGACGCCGCGCCGGGCGGGCACCCCGACGGAACGGCCGCGCGACCACCGCGTGACCCCTTGAAGCGCCGCCTGCTCCGGCCACTGCCCCTGGCCGGGGGCGTCGTCCTGCTGGCGGCCCTGCTGGTCGCGCTGGTGCTGCCGTTCCGTGGCGGTGACGACCTGCCGGAGGGCTGGAAGCGCTACGAGGAGTACCGCATGCGGGTCACCCTCGCGGCCCCGGCCGACTGGAGCATCACCACCGCCGACGACGTGGACAGCTCGGACGGCGCCTACCTGGCCACCCGCTACACCTCGCCCAAGGGCGACGCCTCCCTCCTCGTCGACAAGAAGGAGCGGACCACCGAGACCGCCCTCGCGACGGCGCAGCGCTGGAAGCAGGAGTACGAGACGGACTCCCCGCCGGAGGGCGGCTCCGCCGCCGTCGCCACCGTGGCACCCACCACCGAACAGGGGCGTGACGCCGCGGTCCTCACCGTGACGTACAGCAAGGACGAGGACGGCGCGCCCCGACGGCTGTCCAAGACGCTCGTCGTGGTCAACTCCCGGCAGGAGCGGCTCACCCTGAACGTCGACGTACCCGCAGGGAAGTCGGCCCGGGCGACCGCGGACGGCCTGCTGGACCGGGCACGCGCCGAGTACCGGATCGGAGACCTGTGA
- a CDS encoding tetratricopeptide repeat protein, whose product MTQKITPAWEDRLAAAWATFDDYADGREAEFRALIDDLVAQLPDDSPVVPFERACAFDSTGHSDKAVPLYQEALARGLDGYRGRRTKIQLASSLRNVGRAEEGVALLTPELDAPSDELDDAVRATLALCLADLGREREGLSLVIGALAGHLPRYQRSMSNYARLLIEPGDG is encoded by the coding sequence ATGACTCAGAAGATCACCCCGGCGTGGGAAGACCGGCTGGCGGCCGCGTGGGCGACGTTCGACGATTACGCCGATGGCCGTGAGGCGGAGTTCCGGGCGCTGATCGACGATCTGGTGGCCCAACTGCCCGACGACAGCCCGGTTGTACCCTTCGAACGGGCATGTGCCTTCGATTCGACGGGACACTCCGACAAGGCGGTGCCGCTCTACCAGGAGGCACTGGCACGCGGCCTCGACGGGTACCGCGGACGGCGTACGAAGATCCAGCTGGCCAGCTCCCTGCGCAACGTCGGCCGCGCCGAGGAGGGCGTCGCACTGCTGACCCCCGAGCTGGACGCGCCCTCCGACGAACTGGACGACGCCGTACGCGCCACCCTCGCGCTGTGCCTCGCCGACCTCGGCCGGGAACGCGAGGGCCTCTCCCTGGTCATCGGCGCCCTGGCCGGCCACCTGCCGCGCTACCAGCGATCGATGAGCAACTACGCCCGGCTGCTGATCGAGCCCGGCGACGGCTGA